One window of Nymphaea colorata isolate Beijing-Zhang1983 chromosome 1, ASM883128v2, whole genome shotgun sequence genomic DNA carries:
- the LOC116268289 gene encoding calcium-binding protein PBP1-like: MEKRDKTGRRRPTAFFLACVFLLVSPLVRRSMENFQDLLPVMGEKLGSQGLMEELCSGFRLLMDQQRGVITPESLRRNAGEALGMKGMTEEEAVEMVREGDLDGDGALSQMEFCVLMVRLSPEVMQRSWSLLAQGLENLGH, encoded by the exons ATGGAAAAGAGAG ATAAAACAGGAAGGAGGCGTCCGACCGCCTTCTTTCTTGCTTGCGTTTTTTTATTGGTTTCTCCTTTAGTAAGGCGATCAATGGAGAACTTCCAAGACTTGCTACCGGTGATGGGGGAGAAGCTGGGATCGCAGGGGCTGATGGAGGAGCTGTGCAGTGGGTTCAGGCTGCTGATGGACCAGCAGCGAGGGGTGATCACGCCGGAAAGCCTGAGGAGAAATGCCGGGGAGGCTCTGGGGATGAAGGGAATGACGGAGGAGGAGGCGGTGGAGATGGTGAGGGAGGGAGATTTGGACGGTGACGGCGCTCTCAGCCAGATGGAATTCTGCGTCCTCATGGTCAGGCTGAGCCCGGAGGTGATGCAAAGGTCGTGGAGTCTGCTGGCGCAAGGGTTGGAAAATCTTGGTCACTag
- the LOC116246415 gene encoding probable NAD(P)H dehydrogenase (quinone) FQR1-like 1, whose amino-acid sequence MATKVYIVYYSMYGHVEKLAEAIKKGASSVEGVEAKVWQVPETLSDDVLAKMSAPPKGDAPIISPSELAEADGLIFGFPTRFGMMAAQFKAFLDATGGLWRTQQLAGKPAGIFYSTGSQGGGQETTALTAITQLVHHGMIYVPMGYTFGAGMFEMEHVKGGSPYGAGTYAGDGSRQPTELELEQAFHQGKYIAGIANKLKGSA is encoded by the exons ATACTACTCTATGTATGGTCATGTTGAGAAACTTGCTGAAGCAATCAAGAAGGGTGCTTCATCTGTGGAAGGTGTAGAAGCCAAGGTGTGGCAG GTTCCAGAGACACTTTCTGATGATGTTCTTGCGAAGATGAGTGCGCCACCGAAAGGTGATGCACCAATCATAAGCCCCAGTGAGCTTGCAGAGGCCGATGGTCTCATATTTGGCTTTCCAACAAGGTTTGGGATGATGGCAGCTCAATTTAAGGCTTTCCTTGATGCAACCGGTGGATTGTGGAGAACCCAGCAACTTGCTGGCAAGCCTGCAGGCATTTTCTACAGCACAGGATCACAGGGTGGTGGGCAAGAGACCACAGC CTTGACAGCCATCACTCAGCTGGTTCATCATGGAATGATATATGTACCTATGGGGTACACGTTTGGAGCTGGAATGTTTGAGATGGAGCATGTCAAAGGCGGGAGTCCGTATGGTGCAGGCACCTACGCTGGTGATGGTTCCAGACAGCCAACTGAGCTCGAACTGGAACAGGCTTTCCACCAGGGCAAGTATATTGCTGGCATTGCAAATAAACTCAAGGGGTCTGCTTGA